From Paenibacillus graminis:
TAAAAACACCCCCACAAGACAGTGCCGAAATGCAGCCTTGTGGGGGTGTTGTAATGGAATTGGCAATCCGGCCAGGCGAAGGAAACCACCTGAAGCCCGGCTTCTGATTATCTAAAAGTCACCGTCAGCGGATTTACACCTGCGGCGCTCCTCCCAGCTGTATCCGTAAACGCAGCATATCCTCCGGCCAGGGGTCAGCTATTTCAAGCTGCTCCCTGGTCCATGGATGGCTGAACGCCAGCAGTTCGCCATGCAGTGCCTGGCGGCCCGGACCAATGGAACCGGCGGGACCGGACCTGGCAGGAACAGTCCCGCTGCCGCCGGGGCTATCCTGATCCATGCGTCCTGCGCCGGTGCTCCAGGCAGACTCACTAACCGCGGTCCCGCCGGAATGAGAACGCTGGCCCGCAGCACTCCACGGCGGGCCGCCGTATAGAGCATCCCCATACAGCGGATGGCCCAGGTGGCTGAGATGGACGCGGATCTGGTGCGTCCGCCCGGTCTCCAGCTGCACCTTCAGCACAGTGCTGCCTCGAAGGACCTCGCGGCCCATTATCCGCGTCACCGCAGCCTGCCCGCCCGGCGAGACCCGCCGGCGTGCCGCATGATGGCGGTCGCGGCCAATAGGCACATCGATCAGCTTCAGCTCGGGCGGCACGGTGCCTTTTACGATCGCCGCATACAGTCTTGAGACGGCTTTGGCCCGCATATCCTCGTCGAGTGCAAGCTGCGCATACTCATTCTTCGCGTACAGGACCGGGCCTGTTGTATCCTTGTCCAGACGGTGGATATGGCGTACCGCGATGCCGCTGCCGGCGGCGGCATAATGGGCAGCAACCACATGATCAAGTGTGACCTCATTCCCGCTGCCATCCGGATGGACTGCCATGCCCGCAGGCTTATGGGCAACGAGACAGAAATCATCCTCGAACAGCACCTCAAGCGCCTGCCAGGCCGGCTCGATGCCAGCCTCGCGGTAAGGGAACAGCGCCAGCCGCAGCCGGTCTCCCTTCCACTGAATACCGCCTTCACGGCGCAGCCGCGCATGGAGCTTGGCAGGCATTCCCACGGTAGCAAGCAGCCACTTGTCAATGGC
This genomic window contains:
- a CDS encoding RluA family pseudouridine synthase, which encodes MTGGGSWSRRGEWLEVMPGRVITAAGEPEAAIDKWLLATVGMPAKLHARLRREGGIQWKGDRLRLALFPYREAGIEPAWQALEVLFEDDFCLVAHKPAGMAVHPDGSGNEVTLDHVVAAHYAAAGSGIAVRHIHRLDKDTTGPVLYAKNEYAQLALDEDMRAKAVSRLYAAIVKGTVPPELKLIDVPIGRDRHHAARRRVSPGGQAAVTRIMGREVLRGSTVLKVQLETGRTHQIRVHLSHLGHPLYGDALYGGPPWSAAGQRSHSGGTAVSESAWSTGAGRMDQDSPGGSGTVPARSGPAGSIGPGRQALHGELLAFSHPWTREQLEIADPWPEDMLRLRIQLGGAPQV